The Piliocolobus tephrosceles isolate RC106 chromosome 4, ASM277652v3, whole genome shotgun sequence genome contains the following window.
ttggcaggaggatcacttgagcccaggaggtcaagactacaatgagctgtgatcacaccactgcaccccagcctgagcagcagagtgagaccctgattcCAATCAATCAATAATAAATAGTTCATGTGTTATATTTCTCTGTTGAGAgcaaatacagattaaaatattatgaaaacttAAAAGTTTTACTATAAAAATGAGTTAGTAATGAGATTACAGATAATAATTCTGAGCCTTTTGAAATTAAAACACTGTCAGTGTTGTCATGTTCTTGGAGTTCAAGGCTTCACATTTTACTTATAAACCAGATCACTGATCAATAAATGATTCTGTAGTAAAAGCTGAGTGATTTGCACtgtaattttgaatttgaatataATATGAATATGAAACTGCCCCTTTTAATACCTTGAATCCACAACTTTTTAAGTGTAGAATCATTCTAGAGGAAGTAAAGTGTTTCTATTTAAACTACAAAAATATTCTATGTAGCATAAGTatgttcaaaagagaaaaacaactgtATTTGTGTTAGTATGTAACTGTATATATGTTAGTCACTGTATTTgagaatgtaatataaatatatccaTATTCTAAAGCATGACAAAATCTGTCTTTTCTTTGGAAACACTAAATCCCTCCTGATTTCTGAGTCACACACTGTAACAGTTAAGCTAGGAAGAATCTTCCTGTAGGACTCTCACGCCACTGTTGGCCATTTCTGGTTTACTTACATAAATTTGCATGGGACACCAGTTGCTTTTCCTTCTGTAGTAAGACCATCCAATTGTATCATTGAAGTCAATGAtcaaatgctactaatttttaagGAGAACTCTCCCTATTTGGCATTGTCTTTAAAGAAGTTGTCTTAAAATAATCCACCATAGAATTTTTGAGCTAAAAACAAATACCTAAGATCATTTGATTTACATCCCACGTTAcagacaaaaatgtttaaagttacccaagatcacacagctaatcaGCCACAGCTGGGCCTACACCCAAGAATTTAttctcaggccaggcgcagtggctcatgcctataaccctagcactttgggaggctgagcctggcggattgcttgagttcaggagttgaagacctgggcaacatggcaaaaccctgtctctacaaaaaatatgaaaattacccagacgtggtggcatccacctgtagttccagctatttgggggcataaggcaggaagatcacttgagcacaggaggttgaggctgggtGACaaattgagaccctgtctcaaaataaataaataaatttactctCAAGGCCTGTTTTTCATTTATGACCTCATTCCTCGTAAAAAGAAAACCCCATAGagtcttgaaataaaaatatttaagaccaCAATGGGGTCagtcaataaaaagacaaaaagtgtcTTCCTGTGTTTTAGACCCATCTTCCTCTTAAGTTTGGATAcagaaatagcattttaaaaattaaatacctaagcCATTTCTTCAGAATAGATTTCATTGATAATAACAATTTGTaggtttttttaaaaggctgaggcatgggggctcatgcctgtaatcccagcactttgtgaggtcaaggtgggaggatccatttgaaccctggagttcaaggccaacctgagcaacatgacgaaaccctgtctcataaaaataaaattgtagataTCAAAATTACCTTAAGTGAATATGAATCAATTCTCAGATACAGAATGAGTACTTGTAATtttaggatactttttttttttttctgtcacccagactagactgcagtggcgcaatctcagttcactgcaacctcagcctccctgattcaagtgattccccccacctcagcctcccaagtagctgggattataggcatgcgccaccacgcctagctaatttttgtattttttgtagagacagggttttgccacgttggccaggctggtctcaaactcctgacctcaagtgattcacctgcctctgcctaccaaggtcctgggattacaggcatgagcgactgcgcccagccttaattttaggatacattttaagttatatttttaaaacaaaaaattatagtttttgttttggaaaagaaaattgtgACACAAACATGAACCCTGGGATGATGCAAGTGTACCCTATAGATAATGCATGAAGTATTTTCTGTACTGTTTCAGCTTTGTCTGTTCACCAGTTGGCTGCTCAGGGAGAGATGCTGTATCTGGCTACTCGTATCGAACAAGGTAATAGcctatttaaaaagatttaaacaaaTTCAGTAGGATTTATtagatttgttattttattttaatataagaaagtataaagacaaaaacaaatagtTATATAAACTCACCAGGCAGATAACCCAAtggatagtttaaaaaaaaaaggaatataaaacgTAAACGTTCCTTTACCACCCTTGCCTTTTCCCCAAAAGCAAACATTATAAGTTTCTTACATTTTCAGAGAATTTTTATGGAAAACATTTCTATTTGTGTTTCAGGTTATGTGTGAGAATGTGTATGTGCTTGTTACTTacacaaaagggaaaatatacactacattgcaccattttacactGAATACTGTGGAGAGCTTTCTATATAAGCACATATTAAAGacgtattttattgtttttatagttCCATAAGTGTGCATTGTATTGCATGTACATGTTCTGTTATTTATTCTAACTGCCCCCCGTTAAGTTTTAGGTTTAtacttaaaacttaaaatatatctatagGGCAGATTCCCACAAGTAGATTTGCTGAGTcaaagggtgtgtgtgtatgtgtgcatatatatacatacatatatatacatatatacacacatatatacatacatagatatgcatatatacatatatatacatacaacttatatatgtaaatttataatatatatataaaaccagaTGTGTGTCCTTACACCAGAGCTAGAGTTTCTGTTTCCCCATGCCCTCACTGATATAGGATATTAGCAGACTCCAAATTTTGCTAATCTGACGGGTGAAAAATGGCATCTCAGAGtagtttcatttacattttttaagttatggtctactggaatttttttttgtgtgaacTGCCTGCTATATACTGGTATGTAAACTCTAAATTAAGGAaattagctttttgttgttgtttatgttgCATATATTGTTCCCCAGCTTGTCATTTTTCCTTTGGCTTCCTTTATGAAGTTCTGAAAGCATAACATTTGTAagtcataaatttattttcttctttgtgactTCTGGATTTTATATCTTGCTTAGAAAGGATTTCCCATTTTAAGATTATAAATAAATTCACTCATTCCTTATTCTAGAACTTCTGGGGtttcctttttacatttcaatCTTTAACTCACATGGAATATGTTTTGTTGTAATGGAGTAAAGATTgagctgtatttttattttcatgctttAAAAGTTAGCCAGTTGTCCCAAAACTGTTTCTGGAATACAGGGAGTCTGATCAAagagttttattttgcttaatcaCATCATTTTTATAAGAAAGACTTAATCattatatttctgtttgtttatgaATATTTGGAGGCTTCTTCAATCTACTAAATAAATTTAGAGAAAAGGCTGTGGACCTAATAACTAGTAGACAATCTAGGGAAGAAAATGGGGTTCAAGGTAGAATTGCATGGTACTGTATTTGAGACTATTCTTCATTCACATTATATTATCTGTCATCCACATAACATTGTGTTAGCGAACCACAAGAATGAGAGAAATTCTCAGGCAGCAATGTTAGCTGTGGAGTAGAAGATAGCTTTAATAAGATTCAGTAAGTTTATGTATTTCTGTAATGCTGAGGGCTATcatataatctcatttttattatgatCCTCCCAACTGTACGTCGAGGTAAGCAAGGAATTCTGTATATTGAAGAAATTAAGCgtcttgcccagggtcacatggctagaaagtgacagagccagaattcaaactctGGTCTTCGGAATGCCAGTTTTTCATAGTGATATTAAGATGTGGTTGTTAAATTAGATCacaaaaattgcttttcttttaaatagaaaatgttatCAATCACACGGATGAAGAAGGATTTACTCCTCTGATGTGGGCTGCAGCACACGGGCAAATAGCTGTGGTAGAGTTCCTACTTCAGAATGTAAGGAAAATGCCtcagaaaatgtatatttatagttACTTAAGTTCAGTTAAGTCATTAGTAGAGTTTTTATATATCCAGCCAGCTAGGTATAATGGTAGAGGCTACCAAAAAAAGTTTAATGCTTTTCATATTCTCGTGGAACTTGGATCTAGTTGAGAAGGCAAGACTAATCATACATGCAAcagtaagaaataatttaatgcCCAGACCTCTCTAAGTCCCACGGGAACAGAAGTACTGTCAGCTTTGAAGgagaaggcttcatggaggagctGTGACTTGACTCCAGAATGAAAGGATAATTAGGATTGATAcaggacagaggaaggaaggcaTCCAGGCAATCTCAATAAAAGTATCCATGAGTAAAAGTTTTCATTATTTCCATATTAAGCCCAGAACATTACCAGGTCTAGTGTTTTACTATAATTATTGTAGACAGGGATAACAATCTTCTTGTTTAAACTAATTGAGAAGTCTTTTATCTCTACTTCCCATACCAGGGCGCTGATCCCCAACTTTTAGGAAAAGGTCGAGAAAGTGCACTGTCATTGGCCTGTAGTAAAGGCTACACAGATATTGTCAAAATGCTGCTTGATTGTGGAGTTGATGTAAATGAATATGATTGGGTAAGTTTGTGATACTACATTTAAAATTACTCTAACAAGTTTTAGAATTTGTTTGGTTCAGGAGAGATGCAGTAAGttttattaaagaagaaatagactgggcatggtggtgtacacctgtagtcccagctgcttgggaggctgaagcgggaggatggctggagcccagaagtttgaggctgcagtgagctatgattgcaccactgcactccagcctgggcaacacagaccctgtttctaaaaaataaatcaaagaataaataaagaagaataatTAATTAGCTAAATACCTAGAAGAAAAAGTTAATATCACAGACTCAATTATTAGTTCTGATTTAAGTATCcttcacaaaatattaaaattactttaaatgatTGTATGTCCAATTCTAGTAAAACTTCTCACAGCAGCATTAAATTACTTGAGTCTTGCTCACCCTGAAAAACTCTGAATCACCTTTTCGTTTTGCAGAATGGAGGAACACCTCTGCTTTATGCTGTTCATGGAAATCATGTGAAATGTGTAAAGATGCTCTTAGGTAAGCAGATAAAAGTGAAtactatgtagaaaatcccatgTGAggacttgattttattttttcaacctgGCCTCCCCTGGTGCTACTCAAGAGAATCATTAACTATTGTTAAATACGTGAATCTCGCTGCTCTTCACCCCTAGAGCACCTGTCACCATAGAGTTGCCCATGTGAGAAGCACCTCCATCACATACCACACTTGCAATTGGACATTTTGTCCTTGTtgctctcttttttattttttttttttgagacggagtctcgctctgtcgcccccaggctggagtgcagtggccgaatctcagctcactgcaagctccgcctcccgggtttacgccattctcctgcctcagcctccggagtaactgggactacaagcgcccgccacatcgcccggctagtttttttgtatttttttagtagagacggggtttcaccatgttagccaggatgctctcgatctcctgacctggtgatccaccctcggcctcccaaggtactgggattacaggcttgagccaccgcgcccggccccttgttGCTTTCATTTGGGGGGTCACATGTGAATCCACTATGTGGCCGGGCAcagagactcatgcctgtaatcccacactctgagaggccaaggtgggtggatcacttgaggtcaggagttcagaccagtctggccaacatggtgaaaccccatctctacaaaaaatataaaaattagccaggcaggtgggcgcctataatcccagctactcaggatgctaaggcagaaggatcgcttgaacctcaggggcagaggttgcaatgagccaacacTACACcgcggcattccagcctgggcaatggagcaaggcTCTGtcggggaaaaacaaaaaaaaaaagaagaagaagaaaagaaaatgaattcactattgttttctttctacaGTGTCCTTACCTATGAGCTTTATCTTTCACTGTGTATGAgtttcagctactccagaggaCACTGTTTGTTTGAAGTGTCTTCCCTCCAATCCACTAAAATAAATTCTGAGTACCCCATGCATTCTGTACTTTGTCAGACTACCCTAAAAACATTCTCCAAACTGAAGACTCTCTCCAGCTATTTCTACATGagccaataatagacaaacatatctgcattttcatttcatttatgtagatttttctattttggtataGAAAGTGGGGCTGACCCAACAATTGAAACTGACTCTGGATATAATTCTATGGATCTAGCTGTAGCCCTGGGCTATAGAAGTGGTAAGTGTGTTCAAACTCTTGTGTCTCATCTTAGTAAAGCTCTGTAAATAGTATAAGCCAGTACTCCAAACCATCTTTATCACTGTAATCCTAAAACACCTTATCCCAACTCCTGACATACACTTTTAACTTTGGGAAAAGTCCACAAATTCCTATAAAGTCTAGAAATAAGTTTGTTACTATACTTTTCACCAAACCAAATAATTAGTTACCGGAGAATAAGTGCATACCTGTTTATaagatttatttcatattttgataGCAAACTATTTATAGGGCAACCTTAGGATAACCTTGTATTCTGGACTCTCCTTCAGTTTCAAAAATACAGAAACCAAGATACAACGTCCAGTAACTTGGACAGTTACTCAGGGACAGACTAAGTTTCAAGTTTTTTAAAGTGTTGCATTGTATTATCACCCTCAGACTATGCATGTATCCTGCTtagaaataactttattttaggaaaatattggGGATAAGTTAAATTTGatagttttttaagaaatttatagTCAGTGTGCTGTAATCTTGATTACCTGTCTGTTCTAGTTCAACAGGTTATTGAGTCACATTTGTTGAAGCTGCTTCAAAATATCAAGGAGTAGACACAGTCGTCAGAAAGTGTCTGCCCTTTTGTTTACTTCTTGGTCCTTATAAGTGATAGTTTTGTTTACTTATAAATTTTTACCTCAGTTGCAATATTTACTGGTTTTTAGTaggttttaataaatatttctctgaGTAATTCACTGgtttataataaatttaatacCCTTTTTGTAACTATGttttactgtatatttaaaattataaattaatgttTCGTGGCATGTAAATTTCTATGGTACAGATAGTTATCATCGGTCTTTGTATCAAGTGCTGTAATTTgacattttcagaaattattcTACCCTAGTCATCTTCACTCATGTATTAAGTCATTCACTTTATATAGGGTTTGCTATAAATCCctagaaaaaaattgttcttattGTTGAATTAAAAAGTGCACAGTGTGATTGTTTACAAaatgatattataaataaataaaatactttttctgtcaGTTTGTATAATACTTTTTTTAAGTATACGAGATTATTAGAGATTTCTTTAGGATTTTTAATTTCACCCTTCTGTCCTGCTGTAATACTTCATTAGATCAAacaatatatgtaattaaaataaactgaatCTAAGTCAATCAACAAAGACTTATTGTCATTTCTAGAagtatatttagaatatttttctcttttaaggaaGTTTTTCAGTAGGAAAAGACCTCTGTGAAGAGAAGTCAATTCTTCAGTACAAGTgagatattctcttttttttttttttttttttttttgagacggagtcttgctctgtcgcccgggctggagtgcagtggccagatctcagctcactgcaagctccgcctccggggttcacgccattctcctgcctcagcctcctgagcagctgggactacaggcacccaccacctcgcccggctagttttttttttttttgtatttttagtagagacgggggtttcaccgtgtagaccaggatggtctcgaactcctgacctcgtgatccgcccgtctcggcctcccaaagtgctgggattacaggcttgagccaccgcgcccggccacaagtgAGATATTCTCTAATGGCACAAAGGGAGCACTATAAATCCGTGTTTCACAGAAGCCATGAAGAAAGAGCCATGGGTTAGAAGTTGATTTGACCACTGAGTATAGGACTTGACTTAAATCACTTCACCTGGAAAATAGATGTTTTGTCAGTTATGGTACTTGGTTGTAAGCCACATAAACTTGATCTAGCTAATCTAAACAGAATGGAAGGATGCGGAATGGAAGGGAAAGCTGAAGAAGCAGGCAGTCCCAAGGAATGAAAGGCAGCTAAGGATCTCGGTCAGGAAACCATGGCCAGGCATTTCGGATGCTGTTACTATGATGTTTAGCTTTAAACCCCTTGTTTGTCATTCTGCTCAGGATTTACattcccaggaggcagaactctgTTAAGCATGGCATATAAATATACCGCTGAGTTGGGGGAGAAGGGGTGACTGATTAATAATACCCAGCATTGCCCCCAGACCACAGGGAATGTGGCAGGCAAAGGTTACCTAAAGGAAAAGCAGGGGGGaaagaaaacaatagatgttTACACCAAATGCAAATCTAAATAATAtgtgaggccgggtgtggtggtgcacgcctgtaagcctaacactttgggaggccaaggtgggcagatcacttgaggtcgggtgttcgagaccagcctggccaacatggtgtaaccccatcgctactaaaactacaaaaattagctgggtgtggtggcacatgcctgtaatcccagctacgcaagaggctgaggcaggagaattgcttgaacccaggagacagattgcagtgagtcaagattgtaccactgcactccagcctgggtgacagagtgagactctaaataaataatatgtgaaaATAGTACTAATATTTCACCCACTGTCTGTAAGACATATACTTTAAATTGATTTTCTAGCACTCTTGGTGGGTTAACCTAAAACCATTTACCCTTCCATTTGGTTCCTTTTATTATTAATGGTATTTATCCATGAAGTGTTGATTCCTGTTCATGTTATACAGTAACAAAATCCAATGATCTATTTGGGCACATCACTCCGAGTATTGCTTGCAAGTGCTTTCCCCACTGAAGAGCAATGAAACAATCTCTGCCAGAATTGACTAGCATAACCATTTCACCCCAGTGTGACTCAAGATTGACAATCAGCAGATCTCAGAATTCTCAGGCCTGGCTGGGGACTGCACCTTCGGCTTCCATGGTTCTGAGGCTTCAGACTTGGTCTGAGCCACGCTGCCAGCTTCTCTGCTTCTCCAGCTTGCAGTCGGCATGTGGTGGGACTTCTCCACCTCTGTGATTGTGTGAGCCATTTCCTCCTAATAAATGCCCTTCCATGTATCCCAccggttctgtctctctggagaagcCTGACTAACATAGCAAGTAATTCTTGGTTGCTTTAAGGTTGCTTATAAACAAACagattaaaataacaaaacagaaacaaaaaaagaccaaTAAATCGAATTCTCTGTCAAATCTCACCGAACAAAGAACAGGTCTCCCTTATTCATCCAACTGAGATAACCAAATAGACCATAAAAGCAAGTCCCCAATCATTGTTTTGTTGCTACCAATAGGGAATAAGTTACTGAAGGTGTacaaaccagaaacaaaaacaaatacgaATACATAAAATCAGAAAGGGCAAAAGAACTAGAGAGAGTCAGAAAAGTTCAAGTTCTGTCGCCACCCAGGATTCACTTCGGACGTCAAGAAAAGATGAGCAGGCAAATCAGTGTCTTGGGCTCCGCCAGGCTAATCCTCTCGAACATCTCAGTACATGACCTTCAAAAATGATCACGTGTGATTTCCAAAAGGTCACAAGACATGACTCTCTCTGTCTTGCACATAAACACATGACAAGGACTTTATTcaactcattaattaatgaggaaaacaataaaatgaaaactgactCCAAGAGCATTTGAGAAGCTGGGTAATTATTGGCAACATTAAGATAAGATTACTGGATTGAATACAAACCTAGCTACTGTTCAACAGGGACATAAATTACCATTTGGgggcaaaataaattatttgcttcTTTACCAGACAAAAATCTTCAAATTAACATATGACTTCACTAATTCTAAGAACTTGAATAAATAGTAAagacagggccaggtgcggtggctcatgccactaattccagcactttgggaaggcaaggcaggtggatcacttgaggtcaggagttcgagaccagcctggccaacatggcaaaaccctgtctctactaaaaatacaaaaattagccaggcatggtggtgcacacctacgaTCCCAGCTACAatcctcggaaggctgaggcaggagaatcaatcgAACctaggagacaaaggttgcactgagtcgagactgcgccactgcattctagcctggatgacagagtaagactctgtctcaaaaaaaaa
Protein-coding sequences here:
- the ANKRA2 gene encoding ankyrin repeat family A protein 2 isoform X1; translation: MATSTNLDIGAQLIVEECPSTYSLTGMPDIKIEHPLDPNSEEGSAQGVAMGMKFILPNRFDMNVCSRFVKSLNEEDSKNIQDQVNSDLEVASVLFKAECNIHTSPSPGIQVRHVYTPSTTKHFSPIKQSTTLTNKHRGNEVSTTPLLANSLSVHQLAAQGEMLYLATRIEQENVINHTDEEGFTPLMWAAAHGQIAVVEFLLQNGADPQLLGKGRESALSLACSKGYTDIVKMLLDCGVDVNEYDWNGGTPLLYAVHGNHVKCVKMLLESGADPTIETDSGYNSMDLAVALGYRSVQQVIESHLLKLLQNIKE
- the ANKRA2 gene encoding ankyrin repeat family A protein 2 isoform X2; amino-acid sequence: MKKIVKIFKIRLTLTWRWHLSYLKVESYAECNIHTSPSPGIQVRHVYTPSTTKHFSPIKQSTTLTNKHRGNEVSTTPLLANSLSVHQLAAQGEMLYLATRIEQENVINHTDEEGFTPLMWAAAHGQIAVVEFLLQNGADPQLLGKGRESALSLACSKGYTDIVKMLLDCGVDVNEYDWNGGTPLLYAVHGNHVKCVKMLLESGADPTIETDSGYNSMDLAVALGYRSVQQVIESHLLKLLQNIKE
- the ANKRA2 gene encoding ankyrin repeat family A protein 2 isoform X3 → MQTRKYGLSMIKTTECNIHTSPSPGIQVRHVYTPSTTKHFSPIKQSTTLTNKHRGNEVSTTPLLANSLSVHQLAAQGEMLYLATRIEQENVINHTDEEGFTPLMWAAAHGQIAVVEFLLQNGADPQLLGKGRESALSLACSKGYTDIVKMLLDCGVDVNEYDWNGGTPLLYAVHGNHVKCVKMLLESGADPTIETDSGYNSMDLAVALGYRSVQQVIESHLLKLLQNIKE